In Erigeron canadensis isolate Cc75 chromosome 8, C_canadensis_v1, whole genome shotgun sequence, the DNA window AGGTAATTATGATTGTTAGCATTATTATTCACTTAATTTCTTTTGCCACCCCGCCACacactatatataataatggtgtatatatgttttaaatgtcgtttattaaccaagatagtgtttttactttttatctaatacatatatactagTTAGTAGTTACAATTCATAATGAATGACGTAGATATGGCTGCAGGACAAAGAGAGGGGTAAGGGAGGTGGAAATGTACTTGAGCAAGAAGCATAATGACTTGTTGGCTAAGACACTTGAGCCTGGAACTTACACCAAAACCTTATCTTTGTTCATTGTTGATGCTTTTGCTGCTCAGATCACTGATGCTCAGGTACCTCCCtcccttttttaattaataataacacgTACACTACTTAAGTTAATCACCCACAAGATTAATTATTTAGACCGGCCTtatctagctagctaggttgTATGGCTCTTCTACCTCTAATATGTGGTGTACGTGCGTACCTTACGTTTCAGGCCAATGTGCTTAGATCTGCAAAAGAAGTTAGAGTGGTGGAGAAGAACCAAGAGCTTGCTAACTAATTGATCGATCcatgaactatatatataaaagtatatatatatattaatgttcgTTCTTAATTATGACTTTCGTCAGATATATCATTGAATAAGCACCTTATTTACGAGTAGTAATTAATTATCTACTTCTAcataactagctagctagctagagaCTTACCTACGACATTATCTGTGTATAGcatttgattttattaatatGATTATGGACGTACTTTTGGTCTTGTGCTTCAAGAAAATGTATTAATTCCTATCAGTACGTCTGAACGTATTTTACGTTTTACTACATCAATATTGGCTCGCCGATTATTAACCATAATATACGTAGTCAAGACTTTTGACTTAATTAGAGGGTATTCAAGATATATTATTGTACTTTTTagttagtttttcattttcattatgatCTAATCTTACGATGCAAATCGTTTAACTAAGAAGGGATAACAATAATTAAGTTAGCAATTATATTGAATAGCTTCAAAGCATTGTCGTCAATTACTTTCTTCTTCACAAGTATCCATGACGGTGGAAAGAAAGAGTCCGTCTAATCTTTGGAGTTTTTTgcgaaatatatatttttcattttagccatacacaacaatacatTACATAAAAATTGTTGTACAGACATCAATTACCTTTTAATAGTAGTAATGACGATGACGGTGTGCTGGTGGCGGAAACCGATGATGGTGACGACGAGTAACGGggataattaatgaaaaaaagtaattattataAAGAAGATAAcagatatttaaatttaaataataaaatattgataatgatattttttcgaacattcagttggAACACGACATCGGGGAAACCTTACCGTATAATGTTGAAGCCTTGTACGTACCAtaaacaacgagatgttgatcaTGAGCCGTTAGAAGTATTCAGAGGGAAAACTCTCAAAGTTTTGTCATctctaaggatcgaactcaagaccttaggTAAAAGCAAGAGTGTTTCTGACCAGTTGTACTGATGTTTCATTGGTTGACGatgatataattaattatatttcgCATCTAACTTAAGGTTCATTAAATGTGTAATACATAAATATCATTTGGGGCttaattattttcaattttgtcattaaaaaaaaactaaaatgtaaATTGGGGCTTGATTAAGGCATCAATTTTGCTATATCCCGGGAATTGGCACAGCGCGTCAGCCAAAATCAGTGTTATCGTATTTGGCTATTTGCCTTAAAAAAGCACTATTTTCACACTTAATGAAAATGGCCCCGAAGCGGCCGCGAGCGACGAAAAACGAACACGAAGAATTAGCAATACAATTATATTCACCGCCAATCAAAAGACCCGAAATCGCGCCGGCCATACCGCCGGTGGTGGTTTTCGCTCATGGTGCTGGTGCTCCTTCTACTTCCGAGTGGATGATTAGGTttcactttttttattatttacctTAAAATCAGTGGTACATTATGCCTTAATAATAATTAGCCAAATTCACATTGTATA includes these proteins:
- the LOC122580460 gene encoding uncharacterized protein LOC122580460 isoform X1 — translated: MGDDGRSQKQLHFVFMKYDPEYERLQSDRYGCRTKRGVREVEMYLSKKHNDLLAKTLEPGTYTKTLSLFIVDAFAAQITDAQANVLRSAKEVRVVEKNQELAN
- the LOC122580460 gene encoding uncharacterized protein LOC122580460 isoform X2, with the protein product MGDDGRSQKQLHFVFMKYDPEYERLQSDRTKRGVREVEMYLSKKHNDLLAKTLEPGTYTKTLSLFIVDAFAAQITDAQANVLRSAKEVRVVEKNQELAN